A single window of Nicotiana sylvestris chromosome 5, ASM39365v2, whole genome shotgun sequence DNA harbors:
- the LOC104240286 gene encoding auxin-responsive protein SAUR68-like has translation MISAKKLIKMTRRWQKFAAKQRKRISFPRNGSDANSCSTSSSSIAIKGHFVVYTTDQKRFVIPLAYLEIEVIRQLLNMYEEEFGLPRGGPITLSCDSDFMDYIVSLIKKGVVAADFHKALLLSITSCCCSTSYLHQGGNQQLLIY, from the coding sequence ATGATCAGTGCTAAGAAACTCATCAAGATGACCAGGAGATGGCAAAAGTTTGCGGCCAAGCAAAGGAAGAGGATTTCATTTCCAAGAAATGGTAGTGATGCAAACAGTTGTAGTACATCTTCATCCTCAATTGCCATAAAAGGCCATTTTGTAGTCTATACAACTGATCAAAAGCGCTTCGTAATTCCCTTGGCTTATCTTGAAATTGAAGTCATTAGGCAACTTTTAAACATGTATGAAGAAGAGTTCGGGCTACCACGTGGTGGACCTATTACATTATCGTGTGATTCAGACTTCATGGACTACATCGTTTCACTAATCAAGAAAGGCGTAGTTGCTGCAGATTTTCACAAAGCATTGCTTCTTTCAATTACTTCATGTTGCTGTTCAACCTCTTATTTGCACCAAGGTGGAAACCAACAACTCCTTATTTACTAA